In Providencia alcalifaciens, the sequence CGCATCTTGAGCTAATAAAGTTTGTAGATTGCGCCGCACGGCAACATCCCCATGCAGGGAGCCATCTAGGTAATTAAATCCCCGCAGAAGACCATAGCTGACAGTCCAAGGCCCAATGCCTTTGATAGCCAGCAATTTTTCGGTGACATCATGAACATTTTCGGGGGTAACGGCGTTGTCTAAATCTAATTCACTTGCTTGAATAGCGTCACAAAGCCCGCGTAAGGCGATGATTTTTCCAAGAGAAAAACCCGCTTGCCGTAAAATTTCATCGTCCACATTGATGGTTGAGGCGGCGGTGGGAAAGCACCAAATTCCTGATGAATGCTGTTGCCCGACAGCTTGAATAAAACGTCGGCGGATGGCGATGGCAGCAAGAACACTAATTTGCTGGCCGATAATCGCCCATACGAGCGCTTCAAAAGTCGTGGCTGATTGATACACTCGCACACCTCGCTGTGGCGCAATCAGTTTACCCAGTATTGGGTGGGTAAGGTATTTTTCTTCAAATTGCTCAACGGGTTGATTCAATCCGAGTAAATGAATCGCAAGTGTGTGTCGCTCATTTAAGGAAGGCGAGGTTTCTGCATTATCAACATCAAGCTGCAATATTGCTTGTTTATTGTCAGTATCTTGGTCGTTAATAGATAGGCGAATTTGCGCAGCGTGTCCCTGCCAGATAATCCCTTTGCGCAAGGTGTTTTTTTCAACAATCTCAGCGATATTTTGCGGATCCCGTAAGTGAAAGGCAAAAAAATCATCAATACGGTAATAAGCTGGCAGTGATATAGAAACAGAGTGCGTTGATGACATAGTCGTCTTCTTCTGATTTATGCTCATTTTTGGTTAAATTTTGACAAAAAACGTCAAACGCTACATTTTTAACCGTTAGAGTATGTTAGCTTAGCAAAAAAGTGATTCAGATAATCATGCGCTAATTTAGCTTGCCCATACCTATTCAGCAAATTCTTGCGCAAGTCAGTGAACAGGTTAACTGCATAAATTAAATCAAGGATGTGAAGATGAGCGCAGAAAATAATGAAATGCTCCCTGTACCAAAGCCTAAGCCAGAATTAAATGGCATCGGTGGATGGTTGATTCTTCCCTTGCTTGGGGTGATTTTCTCGACACTATTTATGCCGTTTAGACTTTGGCACCATAACCAAGAAGTAATTGAATACTGGAACGAATTGACGTCCCCAAGTTCAGACTATTTCATACCGCTGTTCAAAGAATTGATATATTTTGAAGTGGTTGGTAACGCGATTATTTACGGTACAGTCTTGTATCTTTGTTATCTCTTTTTTACTAAGAAAAAATTAATTATTAAGGTGTATGCCTTTTTTCAAATTTTTTCATTGGCTGTGATGATTTTTGATTTGGTGCTCGCCAATCAATTGTTAGACCTCGAAATAGATTCCAATGATATTCGTGAATTGGTGCGAGGATTATTTGGCTGTTTTGTCTGGGTGCCTTACTTTTTTGTCTCTGTGCGTGTTCGCAATACGTTTATTAATTAGTGAACCCCAATGACCGTGGAGCCTGCTGATGATTTACTGTAAACGAGTCTATGATCCTTGTAGCCCTCAGGATGGTTATCGCATTTTGGTGGATAGGCTATGGCCTCGAGGGATCAAAAAGGTGGATCTGCAGTGTGATGAATGGAACAAAGCGGTTGCGCCCTCCAATGAATTGCGCAAATGGTTTCATCAACATACTGACCAGTTTGAGCAGTTTGTGATGAAATATCAGCAAGAACTTCAGCAAAATGATGAATGGCAGGCCATATTTGCGAAAGCGCAGCAAGGGGATATCACGTTGTTATATAGCGCCAAAGATACGCAACATAATCAGGCATTGGTACTGAAAGCTTTTATCGAAAAAAAATGCAAAGAACATAAAGAATAAAAAAGGTTATCACTATGGATGTCAATTTATCATCTAATCCCGAATCATTGCCCGCGGCTCAAATACCTGAACAGAGTCATAGTAAACCTCAAAAATCCCTCCAAGGGATTGGTGGGTGGCTTATTTTACCTCTGCTAGGTCAGCTGTATATGCTGGGGAATTTAATCAAAATGATGGTGAATGATATTGCTGAGGTTCAAGGTGCTTGGTCGTTGGCAACGAACCCAGCATCGGACTTTTATATGTCAGGGTTTGCCTCTGGTTTTTATGCTGTGCAGCTCAGCCTTGGGGTGATTATCGCATTAATGGTGGGGTCGTTCATTGCGGTATTTAAAAAGAAATCCATGGTTAAATGGTTGTTTATCATTACGATGATGCTGTATGTCGCGGTGATTGGTGCTTCGCGTATCGCTTTTCCCGTCGCGTTTCACCTCGAAATAGACTATAGCTACATTACTAGCTTTTTTAATAGCAGCTTTTATTGCTTGATTTGGGTTCCCTATTTTCTGGTTTCTGCTCGCGTTAAAAATACCTTTGTGAATTAAAGAAAGGGCTGTGAAGCACAGCCCGTACAGTTAGCTATCTACCCTTAATTAACTGCCTAGTTGTAAATCATGGGTAATATTGCACTGTTCCACAAATACGTCATCGTGAGAAACCAGTAACAGCGTCCCTTGGTAATCCCGTAATAGCCCTTCTAATAGCTGTTTTGAATCTAAATCTAAGTGATTGTCTGGCTCATCGAGCAGTAAAACGGCTGGCGGATGAGGGCTATGCGTCAGAGCTAGGAGCGTCGCTTTGAGCTGCTCGCCACCACTGAGTTGGCACAATGGTAGTAATGATTTATCCCCTCGAATACGCAACATACCCAATTGAGTTCTCCACTGCTCAACGGAAATCGCTGGCTGGTATTGATAGAGTGCCTCGGCAACTGGTAATGACTTATCCAAAAGATTCAGATGTTGATCTAAATAGCAAAAAGTACCGCTGATGCGACATTCCCCCGAAAGTGCCTGAAACTTATTTGCCAGCACTTTCAACAGCGTCGATTTCCCCGAACCATTGCGCCCTTGAATATGCCAATGTTCACCGCTATAGGCGGTAAATGAGAGTGGCTCAGTTTGCCCATAAGGGAGTTTCAATTGGGAGACAAAAATACGCATTTTTCCCCCTTCGCTTTGGTAATTGAGCACTATCTTTTGAGGCTGAATATGGCTGACTTTGTCTTGGTTTTGTTGATGTTGATGTTGTAATTCGCCTAATACTCGCTGGTGACGCTCCGCCACATTGGATTGCCTTTTTTCGGCTCTGTTTTTCTGCATATCGAGTAACAGTAAGGATTGAGAACCACCAAATCGAATATTTTCGCCTTGCTTACGCCGTTGAGCAGCTTTTTGTAAGGTGGCTTGCTGCTGTTTTTTCTCTTGGCGGATCTGTTTTTCAAGCTGTTCGCCTTCTGCTTCAATAGCATTGATAGTAAAGGTTTTTTGCTCATCATACAGGGTGTAATTTCCGCCGTACTCCACTAAGCCTTTATCGGTTAATTCAAAAATAGTGTCCATCTCTTCGAGAAGATGGCGGTTATGGCTGATGACTAAACAGCCAGCTTTGTGCTGATTGAGTTTCTCACTTAGCCATTGGCGTCCTTGTTGGTCAAGGTGGTTGTCGGGTTCGTCGAGCAAAAGAAAGTGGTCAGGATGTAAAAATGCACGACATAGCGCTAAGCGAGTGCGTTCTCCGCCGCTCAGTTGTTCAATAGGGGTGTCCATTGATGCCGTTAGCTGCGCAGACGCTAACAACATTTCCCATGTTGCAGGCAAATGCCAATTATCTTCCGTTAGCTCGAAATCATCGATGGTGCCGAGACCTTGTTCAATGCGCCAAAAGGCTTGCCAAAGTGCATCAATGCCTAATGCTTGAGCAAGGGTGTCGCCCGTTAATCGGTTGAGTTGACCCACATGAATTATCGGTAAATGCCAATCAACTTTGCCGTGGGTTGGCGTGAGTTGTCGGGCAAGCAATCGCATTAATACGGATTTTCCACGGCCATTGTGACCAATCAGCGCATTTTTTTGGCTAAATAAGCGACCACTCAATGGCGGAAAGAGTGCGGTTTGCTCAAACTCGATGGTTAATTGTGAAAAATGGCATGCGAGAGTTGGGTTAGCTATCGTCATAGAGACCTCAAAATAGAGAGGGCAGACAACGTTACGCTATCTTTCGCACGATCATTTTTCGAAGCATTTTCTTTTAAAAAGCATATTTCGAAAAAGAAGCGATGAAAACTGTGTCTGCCAAGAACAGAAAAATAATGACCTTAAATAAGGCATTGTGGATATTTTCTGGCAGTACTTAGTTCATCGTCGGAAAGGTTCACTTTAGAAGGGGCAAAATTGCGAGTGAATTATAAACAGGATTGTGAAGAAGAAGCAAGCGAAGTAAGCATAAGTTGTATAAAAAGTAAACTTGCAGTAACTGTCAGTTAAATCCATAATATTGTGTATTAACGGCAGTATTTTAACTTAAGGCATAATATGTTGGATTTAAGCTTAAGCAAACCGAGTGAAATTGTCAAAAAACTCTGTGAAAGATTACGTTTAGAGCGACTAACCTTAAAAATGACGCAGGCAGATGTCGCGGAGCGTGCAGGTGTGAGTGCCAATACAGTTTCAAACCTTGAGGCTGGGAGAAATGTTAGTTTCGAGAACATGATCCGTATTGCGATGGTGCTTGGGCGCAGTAAAGAGCTTGAAGGATTGTTTATGCCAAATTTAAACAGCATCGATGATATTGTTCGTTACGATGAAGGCAAAAACCGCCAGCGTGTGAAAAAGGATAAGTGAAATGCTGAAGCAAGTTGATGTTTATTATAATGGCTGGGGGGAGCATTGGTTATGGGGATCTTTGATTTCCAGTACCGCAATTACAGGTCGCCCACTCATTGCATTTGAATATTCGGATACAGCTAAGCGCAGAGGGCTTGAACTTTCACCTCTTTTGCTGCCATTGAAAGAGACTCAACTTCGCACTGATTTTCCTGCTCATCAATTAGGTTTACCGGGACCTGTCTATGACTCATTACCTGATGGCTGGGGAATGTTGTTGATGGACAGATTATTTCGACGAAGAGGCCTGAACGTGGCTCGTATCGGAGCATTAGAACGCTTAGTGTATGTCGGGCATAACGCAATTGGCGCAATGTCATTTGAGCCTGTTGCCACAGAGCTTTTTGATGAAGAAATTAATATTCCTCTCGACCAACTAGCTGAAGAGGTACAAGAGGTTTTAAATGGTGACGGTGAGCTGTTTTTACAGCAACTATTACAAATTGGGGGTTCACCTCAAGGCGCTAGGCCAAAAGCACTTGTTTACCGAGACCCGAAATCGAATGTTTTTACCACCATTGCAGCACCAAATCTTGAGGCTTGGTTAGTTAAATTCCCTGAAAAGCATGAGCATCCCGAAGTTTGCGCCATTGAAATGGTCTATTCGGAATGCTTGCGACGTTGCGGGATATCAACCCCAAATACATTACTGTTTAATTTAAAAAATGGGTTAGCTGCATTTGCATCTGAACGCTTTGATAGGCAGGACGGTTTCAAAATTCCTGTTCAAAGTTTAGCTGCGCTGATTGGAGCTGATTATGCAATCCCAGGCAGCATTGATTATCTTAGTTTTCTTCGTGCAACGCATAAATGCACGAATGATATTAGAGAAAAAAAATCAGCCTTTGAACGTGTGGTTTTTAATGTCATCTTTAATAATCGTGATGACCATCCAAAGAACTTCGCCTACACCCTATCTCAGTCGGGCCAATGGGCTTTGGCTCCTGCCTATGGTGTGACTTTCTGTGAAGGGCCTGGAGGGTATCATCAAATGGATGTGATGGGTGAAGCGCTAAAAATTGGAAAAAGGCATTTGCTAGCATTGGCTGATGATGCGGATATCACAGCGCAAGAAGTGAATGAGATGATATCGCACCTATGCCATGTTGCCCGCCAATTTACAGATATAGCGAATGAAAATTATCCCAACCAAGTTACGACTTCTACATTGAAACATATTCAATCCAGAATTAATGAAAATATTCAATTTTTAGAGCGTTAATAAAGATAAAAGCGCCAGTCTGTGGGCACAGATAGGCGCTTTTGGTACAACAACGAGTTTTTTACGATTCTATCTTACTGCGTATCTCTTGCGAGATTATGCTGTCACAGCCACTTTCGTGTGCTCTGCAAGCCATTGTGCAATGCGCTGTTTCTCTGCGTCGTTCAGCCACATGCCCAATTTGGTACGACGCCAAATTGCATCGTCTAATTCTACAACCCACTCATTTTCGACCAAGTAGCGTAATTCGGCTTCATAGACGTTTGCACCGAACTCTTCACCTAAATCAGACAGTGAGTTTGCGCCCGCTAAAATCAATTTACTGTTGCTGCCATAAGTTCTTGCGTAACGCAGTGCTAAGCCTTCAGGGAGCCATGGGTAATGTTGTGTTAATACGCGTGCGTAACCATCGCGGTCGCAACCGTCGATGTCGCCACCCGGTAACTGACCATTTTTAGTCCAAGGCTCGCCAGCATGCGGATAGTATGCTGCTAATTTACCAACAGCTGCTTCAGCTAATTTACGGTAAGTCGTTAATTTACCACCGAATACTGACAGTAATGGCGCTTTACCATCTTCATCGTGAACATCTAATGTATAGTCACGAGTGATAGCTTGCGGAGAGTCTGATTCGTCATCACACAGAGGGCGAACACCAGAGTAATCCCACACAATATCTTGTTTAGTCAGCTGTTTTTTGAAGTGGTCGTTATACACTTTCAGCAGATAATTGACTTCATTTTCGTCAATTTTCACATCTTTTGGATCCCCTTTGTACTCAACATCGGTAGTACCAATAATTGAGAATTCATCCATCCAAGGGATCACAAAGACAATTCGGTTATCTTCGTTTTGCAGAATATACGCTTGTGGTTCATCGTGAGCGCGTGGAACCACAATATGGCTGCCTTTGATCAGACGAATACCATAAGGGGATTTCAGTTTTAAGCCGTCATCGAAGAACTCTTTAACCCAAGGTCCTGTTGCGTTAACCAGACCTTTAGCTTTCCAAGTATGAGTTTCCCCAGTACGCAAATCTTGTGCTTCAACCACCCAAAGACCATTTTCACGGTATGCGCGAGTCACTTTTGTGCGAGTGCGAACTTCACCGTTTTTACGTACGACTTCTTGAGCGTTCAATACCACTAAACGCGCATCATCAACCCAGCAATCTGAGTATTCGAAACCTTTGGTTAATTCTGGTTTTAACACAGAATTTTGGTTGAATTTTAAGCTCTTGCTGCTTGGCAAACTTACGCGCTTGCCTAAGTGATCGTACAGGAACAGACCGATACGGATCATCCAAGCCGGGCGTAAGTGAGGCTGATGAGGTAGACGGAAGCGCATTGGAAATGCGATGTGCGGAGCCAATCGTAATAAGACTTCACGCTCAGCAAGCGCTTCACTTACCAGTCTAAATTCATAATGTTCGAGGTAGCGTAAACCACCGTGGATCAGTTTCGAACTTGCAGATGAAGTTGCACTCGCTAAGTCTTGAGATTCAAGCAGCAGTACAGATAATCCACGCCCAGCAGCATCAGCTGCAATACCAGCGCCGTTAATTCCGCCGCCAATTACAATCAAGTCTTTCGTTTCCATGCATCCCCCTGAGATGTTCGAACTATTTTCTATAATGTTCGTTTTCGCTCATTTGATTGTAATCAAATTTTGTACGTCTGCCAACCTGTAATCCATAAAAATAACAAGCGCGTGATGCTAATAACATTTTGTGTATAAATTTAATCTGTTTAATAAATTTTCAATATGAAAAAGAGATGACAACAGAATGAAAAGAAAGGGAAAAAATAAGAATTGATGGTAGACAAGCTACCATCATTGGGAAGTAAAAGCTGGAGGCTAGCAGAGCTCTAATTGAACGTTATGCTGTTCGATAACCTTTAGGATACTGGCTGGAGGTGCTTGGGTGGTAAACAACGTATTGATTAGGTTCATATTGCCTAAATTCACCATCGCATTTCGACCAAATTTGGAGTGGTCGGTAACCAACATAACATGACGAGAGTTTTCAATAATCGCACGCTTGGTGCGGACTTCATGGTAATCAAACTCAAGCAATGAGCCGTCCATATCAATCCCGCTGATCCCCAGGATGCCGTAATCCAGCCTGAACTGAGAGATAAAGTCGAGAGTAGCTTCACCGACAATCCCGCCATCGCGAGAGCGAACTTCACCGCCAGCGAGGATCAAACGAAAATCCTCTTTTGCCATGAGCAAGGTTGCAACGTTCAGGTTGTTGGTCACTACGCGCAGGTTTTTATGATTAACTAATGCGTGAGCGACAGCCTCAGGGGTTGTGCCAATATCAATAAATAGGGTTGCACCGTCGGGAATTTGGCTTGCCACACGTTGAGCAATACGCGCTTTTTCTTCAGACCACATGGTTTTACGGTCATTGTAGGCGGTATTGACGGAACTCGAAGGCAAGGCTGCGCCACCATGGTGTCGTAGGATTTTATTTTGTTCAGCAAGATCATTGAGGTCTCGGCGAATGGTTTGAGGGCTAACCTCAAAC encodes:
- a CDS encoding DNA-3-methyladenine glycosylase family protein, with amino-acid sequence MSSTHSVSISLPAYYRIDDFFAFHLRDPQNIAEIVEKNTLRKGIIWQGHAAQIRLSINDQDTDNKQAILQLDVDNAETSPSLNERHTLAIHLLGLNQPVEQFEEKYLTHPILGKLIAPQRGVRVYQSATTFEALVWAIIGQQISVLAAIAIRRRFIQAVGQQHSSGIWCFPTAASTINVDDEILRQAGFSLGKIIALRGLCDAIQASELDLDNAVTPENVHDVTEKLLAIKGIGPWTVSYGLLRGFNYLDGSLHGDVAVRRNLQTLLAQDAQPSAKETQQWLAQFTPWRALVAAHLWRSQSAAGY
- a CDS encoding DUF2569 domain-containing protein → MSAENNEMLPVPKPKPELNGIGGWLILPLLGVIFSTLFMPFRLWHHNQEVIEYWNELTSPSSDYFIPLFKELIYFEVVGNAIIYGTVLYLCYLFFTKKKLIIKVYAFFQIFSLAVMIFDLVLANQLLDLEIDSNDIRELVRGLFGCFVWVPYFFVSVRVRNTFIN
- a CDS encoding DUF488 domain-containing protein, with the protein product MIYCKRVYDPCSPQDGYRILVDRLWPRGIKKVDLQCDEWNKAVAPSNELRKWFHQHTDQFEQFVMKYQQELQQNDEWQAIFAKAQQGDITLLYSAKDTQHNQALVLKAFIEKKCKEHKE
- a CDS encoding DUF2569 family protein → MDVNLSSNPESLPAAQIPEQSHSKPQKSLQGIGGWLILPLLGQLYMLGNLIKMMVNDIAEVQGAWSLATNPASDFYMSGFASGFYAVQLSLGVIIALMVGSFIAVFKKKSMVKWLFIITMMLYVAVIGASRIAFPVAFHLEIDYSYITSFFNSSFYCLIWVPYFLVSARVKNTFVN
- a CDS encoding ATP-binding cassette domain-containing protein, with translation MTIANPTLACHFSQLTIEFEQTALFPPLSGRLFSQKNALIGHNGRGKSVLMRLLARQLTPTHGKVDWHLPIIHVGQLNRLTGDTLAQALGIDALWQAFWRIEQGLGTIDDFELTEDNWHLPATWEMLLASAQLTASMDTPIEQLSGGERTRLALCRAFLHPDHFLLLDEPDNHLDQQGRQWLSEKLNQHKAGCLVISHNRHLLEEMDTIFELTDKGLVEYGGNYTLYDEQKTFTINAIEAEGEQLEKQIRQEKKQQQATLQKAAQRRKQGENIRFGGSQSLLLLDMQKNRAEKRQSNVAERHQRVLGELQHQHQQNQDKVSHIQPQKIVLNYQSEGGKMRIFVSQLKLPYGQTEPLSFTAYSGEHWHIQGRNGSGKSTLLKVLANKFQALSGECRISGTFCYLDQHLNLLDKSLPVAEALYQYQPAISVEQWRTQLGMLRIRGDKSLLPLCQLSGGEQLKATLLALTHSPHPPAVLLLDEPDNHLDLDSKQLLEGLLRDYQGTLLLVSHDDVFVEQCNITHDLQLGS
- a CDS encoding helix-turn-helix transcriptional regulator, with product MDLSLSKPSEIVKKLCERLRLERLTLKMTQADVAERAGVSANTVSNLEAGRNVSFENMIRIAMVLGRSKELEGLFMPNLNSIDDIVRYDEGKNRQRVKKDK
- a CDS encoding type II toxin-antitoxin system HipA family toxin, whose translation is MLKQVDVYYNGWGEHWLWGSLISSTAITGRPLIAFEYSDTAKRRGLELSPLLLPLKETQLRTDFPAHQLGLPGPVYDSLPDGWGMLLMDRLFRRRGLNVARIGALERLVYVGHNAIGAMSFEPVATELFDEEINIPLDQLAEEVQEVLNGDGELFLQQLLQIGGSPQGARPKALVYRDPKSNVFTTIAAPNLEAWLVKFPEKHEHPEVCAIEMVYSECLRRCGISTPNTLLFNLKNGLAAFASERFDRQDGFKIPVQSLAALIGADYAIPGSIDYLSFLRATHKCTNDIREKKSAFERVVFNVIFNNRDDHPKNFAYTLSQSGQWALAPAYGVTFCEGPGGYHQMDVMGEALKIGKRHLLALADDADITAQEVNEMISHLCHVARQFTDIANENYPNQVTTSTLKHIQSRINENIQFLER
- the glpD gene encoding glycerol-3-phosphate dehydrogenase, producing METKDLIVIGGGINGAGIAADAAGRGLSVLLLESQDLASATSSASSKLIHGGLRYLEHYEFRLVSEALAEREVLLRLAPHIAFPMRFRLPHQPHLRPAWMIRIGLFLYDHLGKRVSLPSSKSLKFNQNSVLKPELTKGFEYSDCWVDDARLVVLNAQEVVRKNGEVRTRTKVTRAYRENGLWVVEAQDLRTGETHTWKAKGLVNATGPWVKEFFDDGLKLKSPYGIRLIKGSHIVVPRAHDEPQAYILQNEDNRIVFVIPWMDEFSIIGTTDVEYKGDPKDVKIDENEVNYLLKVYNDHFKKQLTKQDIVWDYSGVRPLCDDESDSPQAITRDYTLDVHDEDGKAPLLSVFGGKLTTYRKLAEAAVGKLAAYYPHAGEPWTKNGQLPGGDIDGCDRDGYARVLTQHYPWLPEGLALRYARTYGSNSKLILAGANSLSDLGEEFGANVYEAELRYLVENEWVVELDDAIWRRTKLGMWLNDAEKQRIAQWLAEHTKVAVTA
- a CDS encoding DeoR/GlpR family transcriptional regulator yields the protein MKQTQRHDAIVELVRLQGYVSTEELVEQFEVSPQTIRRDLNDLAEQNKILRHHGGAALPSSSVNTAYNDRKTMWSEEKARIAQRVASQIPDGATLFIDIGTTPEAVAHALVNHKNLRVVTNNLNVATLLMAKEDFRLILAGGEVRSRDGGIVGEATLDFISQFRLDYGILGISGIDMDGSLLEFDYHEVRTKRAIIENSRHVMLVTDHSKFGRNAMVNLGNMNLINTLFTTQAPPASILKVIEQHNVQLELC